DNA sequence from the Amphiprion ocellaris isolate individual 3 ecotype Okinawa chromosome 17, ASM2253959v1, whole genome shotgun sequence genome:
CCTTCGCTAGTATGTGGATTCTATGATTTTTTGGAGAAAACAATCGCTctacaaaaacaccaaattaaagCATTACAAGCTTTTCTATTTTACAGTTTGCCATTCAGTCTGAAAACTTTAAACTCCTGCCCATGTAGAAGGGCTGAACAATTTATCTAACTGTTATCAGAAAAGCAATATGATCTAGTTTAATAGCCAAATCACAGGAACTGGAATTTTTTTGGCAAGCGCAAAATGTGACTCATATTCAATTCAgaataaaaactgcaatatgacattttttgcacattgtacAACTCTAGACTTGCTACTGTAGTCTGTACAGCACAACAGCTTGCTGCTAACAGAATCTTAAAAAGGTAATAACAGGTTTGTTTCTCATCATttgttcttctgtcttcttggCAACAAACTTGATTAAAGCACATTTAACAGAAACTAATTTTTGCTCCAAACTAATTTACATCAGAATTTACTGCCACCATCCCCAACGAGCAACAGGTGACTATTTACACCAGCACAGATTCAGTACCTCCTGCGTAGTCCCAGACACGGTGGTTGGTGAGCTGCATAGCGTAAGTGTGCTGCGTTTCCTCAAAGTGCTTGTAGGCATGCCGACTAACGTAGCGGCCACAACCAATGTGACCGCAGATCAAACAAATCCACAGGTTctacagagaaaacaacaacaacaaaaaaggttaaataaaagatttttttttaaaaaagctgttcCAGTGAGAGATACAGTAACAGACAGTGATATTAGTTACCTCCTGTACTCCACACTCAAAGCATTTGTTCTCTTCAACTGGTTCTGGTGTTTGACAGTACCTACATACGGGACACCTGAAAACAAGCAGACATTCAGCGAATGTCACAACTGTGTACAGAGGTCCTTTGTGAAATACATGAAAAGAGTaggatgaaaacaaacaacacatgaCATGAAGCCTGGAGAAATAACCAGCAGACTGACAATCTGTTGGAGAGCATGTGACTGCTATTAGTGAGAAGGTTCCTTTATTTACCTTTGTGATAACATATGCAGAGTGACACTGATTAGGAAAACTTGTTTATTTCTAAGGTAAAAATACTAGTGATATCCACATATATCAAGTACTATAAATAGCAAGGACACTAAAGACTTGACAACATGGTAAAATATCTTAGTATGCAGGAAACGGGGGGGCATGTGGGTGTCCAGAACTCACGAGGCATCTTCCCACCGCTGGAGACACTGGCTGTGAAAGCTGTGGTTGCAGAGAGTGGTGAGGATGCCGTTGACAGACTCATCCATTCTCTCCAGGCACACAGTGCACTTTGGTAGTTCGGTCAGCTCCATCACAGGTAGGCTGGCTCCCtgaggggagagagaggtggAGGAAAGAGGGGGAGACAGAATGGGAGGGGAGGAACCCGTGAGGGATATCGGGTAAAAAGTTTTCAGTCCTGAACAAACactaatttctgtcttttttctggcTGCAATGTTTGCTTTATATACACCCCAAGTGTACCACTAGTGAGTCCACAGTCCAATGGGACATCTTCATAAGACCTGTTTTGTTCAAGCACAGccaaatgtttacatttatacaaaactggaaaaagcaGGAAACTAACTAGAACTAGCcgtatttgttaaaaaaaaaaaaaaaggactagTTGATCGTTGATATAGTAGCTTACAATTTTTTAACTGAGCTGAATTTTTTATTCCCAGTAGAGTGAGCATGCATTGAGTGCACCTGCGAGCCTTAATAGCCtaacataaaatacaaacatttgcaGCACAATACATCACCTGAGCCTTGTTATtactgccaaggaatgcagcggacttatgtgatgattggcatacatttgtccgtctgtctgtctgttagtaacattactcaaaaacagacaaacagatttggatgaaattttcagggaaggtcagaaatgacacaaggaccaagtgattagattttggcagtgatgtggcttacagtcagatttgttaaagatttctgtatcattgcgagatagcggcatggcatcactgtaactatgacaacaagtgaacactacgtcagctgcctgctgatgatcacgtgattgcaatcctactagaaatccactgctgcggacttatcaggacttatccatcagaaatgatacaaggaggaACTGATTAAATTACGGGGGCATTTCTGactcccatcaattcccgctagCTGCTACATACAGTATTTAGGTATTTAGGTATGGTACCCgtatataacgtacacatgcacaacacacacctgtgctcactgCAATGTAATTTCTTATTAAAAATTTCATCAGTCGGAAACGATAccacgactgagcagccttggcgaagtattgcgctctctgagtgcttttcttgttttgtactGAAATGCTAAAAACTGACTGGGGGCAGACCAGCATGAACCTTCGCATATTCATGTGATATCCAAAAATACAGTGGTGCTTCAAAACATTTCTCAAAAGAAAACGGTGTAGGAGAAAGACtggttttgcattatttttcaacaaatcTCCTTTAAATTCAGTGCACTTGCTTTTACTGATGTTCATGCTTCACTATTGCTTCACAGCAAGGTCCCATCTAAAGCTTCCAGATACTCCTCAGTTATGACTCTTCGCTGACCTCCTGTGGTTTCACTTCTCACCTGTCTGCACTGATATACAGGTGTCCTGCAGGACCACCACTGTTGAGTGTTATACACAACAACAATCACACCCGACAGTGATGCTGGATGAGGTCACAGGTGATACATGGAGGGCAATGCAATGCTACATTTTTGCCTGGTGTTTAGTTACTCAGCTAGAGAACCTGTTCCTGTAGGCTGAATCATGAAGTGATGAGAGGTTCAATTTACCTCTTCAGACTTTATAACCTCTGCCCGCTCCACATACACCAGTTGGCACACTGCTTCTTCTATGGAGTTGAACTGACGGCCATTACAGGCTGTGTAAAAACTGTCTGCATCTGCCTGAAAAAGACAGTAGAGGTAAAtcacacagtgaataaaatgtcaaactctgTGTCATATTTTCTAGAGAGTACAAAACTCTGTTATGTCAACCTGAGCCCAAGCCAGGAGCTGATAGAGAAACCATTAAGCGGCCTGTGCAAAGTTTAATATACTCTGAATTCAAGGCTATTTtagttatattttttttatatctgcTTTACATTACTCTTTCTAAACTACTTTAGATGTTGCTCAAAAATTGTGTAACATTAAAATTAAGCAGTAAGATGTTTCCAACTTCATTTGCAAATGACTGGGATTGTGTAGAGAACGTACCTGTGTACAGAACTTAATGAGAACCATGTACTGGTTGGGGGTGGAGTCCCGTATGATCTTCATATGTTCCATGACATCATTAAATGGCGCCATGAGTTTCATGAGGTCATGACTGGTCATAGTGGCTGGGACAGTCAGGATGCACACCATCGCACTGCGTCTGACATCCTCAGTCAGGGAAGTCATTTTgcttcaaaaagacaaaataaaatataaacatcccgtataaaaaaaaaaacaacaaccaaaaaacagaaTTCTTCTAGAGCAACAGATAATAGGAATGTCCCAATCCAAAGCAGTCATGTTTTATGACATTTCTCTAACCCCGAATGTaatctaatatttatatttacctAAATGTTGATTAATTACACTTCTGACATTCTCAAATCACAGTTGTAGTCTTCTAAATTCGAAACACCTTATTTTTCACAAGGTATTTTATCTGAATCCAGGCTCAAAACTACTGAGCTGATCAACTTTACATTAGTactattaaaagaaaaaagctgaacTCCTAAAACTGATGCAATCAACTACAAAAGTCTCTGGGTTACAAAAACACTGGTGCTTCTTTTACTTCTTTAGCAGAATGCAGACTGCAGATATACCAACCGAATACTAGACAAGCACTGACTGGTCCAGTTATCAAAAGTTACTCATGGAATTACAGAAAGGAATGTTTTATTGGTGGCAATCTTAACCCCTTGGTGCCTGAATTTATGTAgaattaaatctttttttgtgtgtgtttttgctttccaacTGATGcgaaaataagtggagattgttaatgtggaacatgtagaacagatatataataataacatatataaaataattaggtcccactccgaccagTCCTATGAGAagccagtgcttgcaaaaggttctgaggtacgtattgaatatacACAAAGTGGCATttggggaatggatacgctagctcggctgcagtctgaacgAAAGTGGTATGTCGCAAATTCGCGACAATAAGCGTCAAGGGGTCAATGTGGCATATGATCTGCTCCTCAGAGGAACCAAACAGAATGCATCGTTAATAGTGCCACGTACTCCCCCTCCCCGTCTCCAAGGTTCAGCTAACTAGCCAGCTCCAGCCCTTTCTGTCTTATGTTTTCCATCGTCAGACTGGCCAGGTCACTGCTGTCAAAGTCTACATCATTCAGTCTGTCATCCTGTGGACAGATTCCATCCTGACCATTTTGGACTGCAGCTGGAGATGGAAGTTGTCGTTCTGTTCTCTCATTAAAGTCCGCCTCATGAGATATCTGATGATGCCTAGCTGCAGCTCAAGAGGTTGAAGATGGAGTCCATATGTAGGACAACAGACTCATTGTAGAGTGTTGTGAATTACATGGAGCAGCGACCGGGTCAGTCCGCATGTGGGAGGCAAGATAGTTAGCAGTGGCGCAGTTCATATGAGCTGTCACAaatgatatttgtcattttaaacagtggaAGTGTTCCTTAATGTTTATTACACTGATCTTTTCTGATGACAAAGGGAGGGGACAAACAATGGTACCCGTCAAGTAAAAGTGTCAGAACCATGGAGCCCATGAAATcactgtgggattttttttttcttaaatgcttTTCATATAAAGTGTCATGCCACCTCTGTACTTTCTGGTATCTGCTGAGGTTTAATCTGGCAGTGTATTATAAGTGAACATCAACTGCTAATATGGATCAGAAGGAATATTAATGTCAGATGTGACTTACTTGGTCTTGTACAGGTGCATGATACCGTGGATGATCTCCACTGAGGGGTTCCCGCTGAAGAAGGAGATCTGGTCTGGCAGCTGCTTGGAGGGGGAGTCTGGAGTGGTGGATGTTGGAGTGCTGCTGTCCTGTGAACCCTCTGTGCCTTCCTGACTTTCTGCTTCAGTCTTTGCATCCTGAAGTTCACCATCTGGCTCTTCACCTCCTCCCTTATCTAAAAGGGAAATTTAGTAATgtctctttaaaaacacaaggcTAGTGGTAGatttcatatttttgaaaagacattaaaaaaacaccaaagaaaTTAATTATGGTAACATCTTTATTGATGTATTAAAGTCTGATTTTACAATTGATTGAATAATTGTATGAAATTCACACTTTGCATCAGCTGTTGTTAGGATGCTGCTACATCTGGCAGCAACTCTCAGTCATACTCAGCTTTTCCCAAAGGATAATAACTTGTTTGTTTATCTTAATAATATGCACATGCTTACCTGGGCTGGGTTCAAAGGTTTCTATAACCATGTCCCCCATCGCTCTGCTGCCAATGTGCTGGTGCAGGACGGCTGCTCTCTCCAGGTCAGTCTTTCCACTCAGAGTGTGTTTGGCTAAACCCAGAGCTTTCTCCTGCAGATCTTTCTCTGACATGCCCTCAACTGCACATATGACCAGAGGAATAgtcaatttttccagttttctcaGAGTTCCAGTAATCTGCAATGGACAAACTGAAGCGTCTCCATATCAGAGCCATACATACTAGGCCTCAACACCCAAGGTCTGAGTGTTttataaataatcaaatttatttgttttgtttacaaaagtaaataattaaaataaaaaaaaccctctgGATCTATTTGTGTGTCATTCTAATCATATGCTAACGACTTTGGAAATGATATCACATAGTTGATCAAAAAGAGTGGGATACTATTTTACTGTTAGTAAGAGATTGATCTGCTTGCTAAAGTGAAAATATGTAGTTGTAATGTAATACTCTGTCTTgtcatgtgttttattgtggagACGGCCTCATAGCGGGGTATCTACAGCAGTGACATAGCAGTGTGTACTAGGGTTAAAGGATTAATCAATTTCTAGTTGAATTCGCAATTTGAAACAGTGTCATTATCAAGTCATATATGCTGCAGTTTACAATATAGATAAAACAGTGTGTCTGACCCAAAAgttattctttattattatgAC
Encoded proteins:
- the brap gene encoding BRCA1-associated protein is translated as MSVSLVVIRLELADQSPCPQGFQYSAVEGMSEKDLQEKALGLAKHTLSGKTDLERAAVLHQHIGSRAMGDMVIETFEPSPDKGGGEEPDGELQDAKTEAESQEGTEGSQDSSTPTSTTPDSPSKQLPDQISFFSGNPSVEIIHGIMHLYKTNKMTSLTEDVRRSAMVCILTVPATMTSHDLMKLMAPFNDVMEHMKIIRDSTPNQYMVLIKFCTQADADSFYTACNGRQFNSIEEAVCQLVYVERAEVIKSEEGASLPVMELTELPKCTVCLERMDESVNGILTTLCNHSFHSQCLQRWEDASCPVCRYCQTPEPVEENKCFECGVQENLWICLICGHIGCGRYVSRHAYKHFEETQHTYAMQLTNHRVWDYAGDNYVHRLVASKTDGKMVQYECEGDTCQAEKIDALQLEYSYLLTSQLESQRIYWENKIAHLEKETAEEINNMKAKFKETLERCDNLEQRLGEITKDKQSMEKKCTQLNSRVLKLSQELKEEQEMNCCLRANQMQLQSQLTEEERKGKENGDRKDVAISELQEQLRDVMFYLETQQQIEHLPPEARSEIQEGQINIPAGPPDSGLGSAGAGPSSSRGRRGRGRKRK